From Watersipora subatra chromosome 8, tzWatSuba1.1, whole genome shotgun sequence, a single genomic window includes:
- the LOC137402714 gene encoding collagen alpha-1(I) chain-like, translated as MEKGDISTAIANKAKIKAFGYGTALIALFMLGLIVSNIIMFNYMYNKFDQEAQKIGELEVKLAQQGMDHVELAEDEELREKRTFSKGGNCKCPKGPPGPKGNAGPKGNKGPAGPRGNPGNDGEDGIDGKDGAKGAQGNPGGPGPKGATGGKGPAGPKGNRGPAGKPGNAGSKGEPGAPGPKGPQGNPGPAGKDGEDGERGPAGDKGKTGPAGPKGNTGMKGKDGPAGPRGNPGPKGNTGPKGPKGQKGEPGPKGSHYKYGGGDNKGDY; from the exons atGGAGAAAGGAGATATATCAACAGCAATAGCCAACAAAGCTAAAATTAAAGCGTTTGGCTATGGAACTGCCCTCATTGCTCTCTTCATGTTGGGTCTAATTGTCAGCAATATTATCAtgttcaactacatgtataacaagTTTGATCAG GAGGCACAAAAGATTGGTGAACTTGAGGTGAAGTTGGCTCAACAAGGCATGGATCATGTAGAGCTTGCAGAAGATGAAGAACTG AGAGAAAAGAGAACATTTTCCAAAGGAGGTAACTGCAAATGTCCCAAGGGACCACCTGGGCCAAAG GGAAATGCTGGTCCAAAAGGAAACAAAGGCCCAGCTGGTCCACGTGGAAATCCCGGAAATGATGGTGAAGATGGAATTGATGGCAAAGATGGTGCAAAGGGTGCTCAAGGAAATCCAGGAGGCCCTGGTCCTAAAGGTGCAACTGGAGGTAAAGGACCAGCTGGTCCTAAAGGAAACCGTGGACCAGCTGGCAAGCCCGGAAATGCAGGAAGCAAGGGAGAGCCTGGTGCACCTGGCCCTAAAGGTCCCCAGGGCAACCCAGGACCAGCTGGCAAAGACGGTGAAGATGGTGAGCGTGGTCCAGCTGGAGACAAAGGAAAAACTGGTCCAGCAGGACCTAAAGGAAACACTGgtatgaaaggaaaagatggaCCTGCTGGACCCAGAGGTAACCCTGGACCAAAAGGCAATACCGGACCCAAAGGTCCCAAAGGCCAAAAG GGTGAACCTGGACCAAAAGGATCTCACTACAAGTACGGAGGAGGTGACAACAAGGGAGACTACTAG